ATGCTTTAACTAGTGAAGTTCCTATATTTAGTGGAAACATATCAAATTGGGCAACAAACAAACCCTATAATAGCACAAATATTCCTGGTTGGTTGGGAGAAAGTGGATTACATAGTGCGGCACCTGGAGCATCAGACCCCAACTATCCTCTTCCTACTCCAAAACCAAATAGTTCTACTGGCTATACTTCTGCTACTGGAATATTAACTCCAAATTTCTATAATGGTGGCGATGCCGCAGACCCAATCTATTTTAAATTTACTGTAGGAGTTTTTGATATTGATGCAGATCCAATACAGTTTAAAAATACTACGCAAGATCCTGATGAAGTTTTTGAATTGAAATCATTAAATAACTTAACTGCTCTTTCAGAGCAAACAGCAGGAACTTGGACAATTACTTGTGATCCATCCAAATGTTTGGTTAGTGCAATAGCAAATAGTGGAACAACCATATATAATTTAGGTTCGTTGCATAATGGAACATTTTTGAAAGCATACCCTGGGAACAACACTTTAACTATAAATAAAACTATTACCAATTTAACCTTAAAATATAAATACAAATACTGGTAAGGAGGTGTTATCATGCCAGACAATATTTTCAATTACGAACTATCACTTTGGGAGCATAATGACACTTTCTTAGGTTTGCTTCATGGGCAAGAACAATTTGATGGGCAAGCATATAATGTAAAATTAAAAAGAAAAGTAAATGGAACTCAAGAATTAAATTTTGATATTCCACTATATATTTACAGCGTGACTGAAGGTGATTTTGTTGAAAATCACCTTTGGTCTCAAATAATTAATGAAAAAAAGATTAGATTAATAAAAAATAAAAAAGAAGAAAATGAAAAAATTTATGATTTTGTTATCAAAAATTTTATTGAAAATAGAGAAGAAGATGCTATTATTGCTTCTGTTGTTTGTGAAAGTTTTTTTGTTTATGAATTAAATAAGTTGGGATATAGAGCTACATTTAACCAAGATTTTCTTTTTTCTAAATATCCTGATGATACATATAACCTTGAATTTTGGGTAAATTTAGTTTTACCTTTCACTAGAAATGATAGTAGTGGTGGTTGGCAAGCAACAGTTCCAACTCTTTATGAAGATACTCAAATTATTGATTATGAGTTAAACGATGAGGTTTGGGAAGCAGTAGAAACTAGTACTCCAATTGAAAAAGTAAGAATAATTAATATTGAAAAAAGTAATGTTTTTAATATAATTCAAGAGCTTGCTGAAAAATTTCAAGTTTGGCCAATTTTCACTTATACCTATGATGATTTTTATCAAGTAACAGGTAAAAATATAAGCTTTGTTGAAGAAGTAGTAGAAGAATCAGATTATCACTTTTCTTATGGTTTGAATTTAAATAAAGTTAAAAGAGAAATAGATACTAATGAAATTGTTAGTAAAATGTATGTTTCTAGAATTGAAAGTGAATATGAAGATGATGGTTTTATAAATATTGATGATGCAAAACCTAATTTTATGATGGAAAATTTTCTTTATAATTTTGACTATTATGAAGAAATTGGACTTTTTTCAGAAACTCAAAAAAATAACTTAGAAATCTTAAAAGCAAATTTAAGAGCTTATAATTTAGAATTGAGAAGTAAACAAGCTGAACTAATAAATATTAAAACTTTAGAGTCAGATTTAATTGGAGAAATTGATTTTTTAACTTTTCAAAAAATTGGCGCAACTGAAACTAAAAATGAT
The genomic region above belongs to Bacteroidia bacterium and contains:
- a CDS encoding phage tail family protein, whose protein sequence is MISNLDYTADTDYEFIGFIFDNRHCSEFKLTVVSPSGMNSQSLFADFEDKIVEVSGKDGAYYFGTKIKTKPISISLAFDNLTSADKRAIITWLTPNNVAKIIFDEAPYKYYWVKVARPPIFSFVPFEEDITNGKQHIFKGTLTIDFIAVDPYGYSDYALTSEVPIFSGNISNWATNKPYNSTNIPGWLGESGLHSAAPGASDPNYPLPTPKPNSSTGYTSATGILTPNFYNGGDAADPIYFKFTVGVFDIDADPIQFKNTTQDPDEVFELKSLNNLTALSEQTAGTWTITCDPSKCLVSAIANSGTTIYNLGSLHNGTFLKAYPGNNTLTINKTITNLTLKYKYKYW